The Chlorocebus sabaeus isolate Y175 chromosome 20, mChlSab1.0.hap1, whole genome shotgun sequence genomic sequence AATAATCTTATATAATATCTTCTACTATTATTTATGTCTTACAAATGACAAAAACTGTCACACTGAAGTTCACAGCTCTAAGTGCAAAGGCAAGTTTCAAACTCTAGCATTCTGGTTCCTGAGTTCATGCTTTGAGGCACAGTGTTTTAGTGCCTTTACAATAATGCTAATTAAAGGATTGTTATATTAGGAAAAGAAACCAAATTACTAAGTTAGAATATACACCCAAAGACCAAATACATACAGtacaagaaaaacaatttaaattttctattccATATTAAAGGTAATGTTCTTCTTAAACTGAGAGAATTTTTTCACTTTGTTAAATAGTTGGATTCTTTTAACTTTGGGGTATGTATATACTGTAGATAATCATTTCTCTGTTACTTCAGATCAATAATTTATTGGAAAAATCATTAAAGAGGCTGTTTACGTCTACTATGTCTAGATAGCCTAAGAGAAAGAGATGTTAATATTATGAATCTGACAATATACTTAAAGTGAAGGCGTTGGGAAAATGTTCTTATTACAACGATAGTTATCATTTTGTCTCTTTCAAACACATTCACAGAAAGTTATTCAGATGCAAGGTTTCAACAAAACCACTGTGGTTACACAGTTCATCCTGGTGGGTTTCTCCAGCGTGGGGGAGCTCCAGCTGCTGCTTTTTGTCATATTTCTTCTCCTAAACTTGACTATCTTGGTGGCCAATGTGACCGTCATGGCCGTTATTCGCTTCAGCTGGACTCTCCACACTCCCATGTATGACTTTCtactcattctttcattttctgagtCCTACTACACTTTTGTCATCATCCCTCAGcagctgatccacctgctctTAGACACCAAGACCATCACCTTCATGGCCTGTGCCAACCAGctcttcttctttcttgcctttgCTTGCACCAACTGCTTCCTCATTGGTGATGGGATATGATCGCTATGTAGCCATTTGTCACCCTCTGAGTTACACGCTTATCATGAACAGAAGGCTGGGGTTGGGGTTGATTCTCTCTCAGGAGCCACAGGTTTCCTTTTTGCTTTGGTGGCCACCAACCTCATTTGTGACATGCCTTTTTGTGGCCCCAACGGGGTTAATCACTATTTCTGTGACATGGCACCTTTTATCAAGTTAGCCTGCACTGACACCCATGTGAAAGAGCTGACTTTATTTAGCCTCAGCATCCTGGTAATTATGGTGCCTTTTCTGTTAATTCTCATATCCTATGGCTTCACAGTTAACACCATCCTGAAGATCCCTTCAGCTGAGGGCAAGAAGAAGGCCTTTGTCACCTATGCCTCACACCTCACTGTGGTCTTTGTCCACTATGGCTGTGCCTCTATTATCTACCTGTGGCCCAAGTCCAAGTCTGCCTCAGACAAGGATCAGTTGGTGGCAGTGACCTACACAGTGGTTACTCCCTTACTTAGTCCTCTTGTCTACAGTCTGAGGAACAAGGAGGTAAAAACTGCATTGAAAAGAGTTCTTGGAATGCCTGTGGCAACCAAGATGagctaacaaaaaataaaaataaaattaggatagTCACAGAAGAAATCAAAGGCATAAAATTTTCTGACCTTTGAGGCAGATACTGTCTCAGACAGTATTTCCAAGGATTAAGACTACTGTTGCccttttattttctcctattccaaaaaaaaaaaaaaattgcaagtcaATCTACACACTATATTGTCCAATGTctagttaaaaagaaagaattcacacttggcaaaaagagaaaaccatGAGAGTTTTTCAAGGAAAGACACAGCCAAAACAAATATAAGGACAAGAATTGCTTTTCCGGTTGGAGAGACAGAagaacagggtctgaagtggctGGGAGCATTTTATCCAGGACACAGGCATTCATCTAGTGATACATTTATCTGTGTACCAAGTcccattcaaagaagaaaaattaaaatgaacaaatatatagTTTATGGTGGTTGGGACTGGTTAGGTGAGAAGATGaacactgaaaaaaatatgataatGCAAGATAATCAGATCagttaaaagaatataaataaagggTTATGAGAATCAAAGGAACTAGTATTTATTCcatctaaaagagaaaaagatttagAATAACTGGGATGAAAAGAGGGGAGAGAAAATTTAAACTGGGCCTTAAATGAAGAACAAGATATTAATACTAAGAAACTGGGTTTACAGTTACAAAAATGTTAGTGGATATTATCAGAATTGTTGATAATTCTAGATTTTTATTATGCTAATTAtcaattaaacattatttttgtttgtagttcttgttttgttttcacttagctatatgtttaagtctttcagatgatgtaattttatttaataatagtctaaaaataaacaataatgacATCTTCACACTTGCTGATCAAATAGAACACAGTGCTCTGAAGAGGCAAAAATGGCCATAATCTCTATGATGGTCATAGCGTAATACTTATAAGAACCTAACATTTTATTGATTACAATaatataatttgaattataaacacTGATCAGGATTGATTTTAAATCTAAACTATCATTTTCAAGCTATGTAATttaagaaatgttatttaaaactaTCAAAACCGATGAGCCTTGAATTTTTTCTTCTGGACAAGATTTCTTTTTGAGTAAATATGTGAACTGTCTCATTTTCACAGTGCTTGGATTCTAGTTAAGGGAGCCAATTACTGTTAATTAGATCCTTTTTCTGCCCAGAGACTCAATCCATACTAGAATTAAAACCTGCTGATTTGTTAAAATTATGTTACATCTCACAAATGAAAAGCTGAAATATCATTATTTGTATGACTGTGAAAATTACgtgtaaatttttttgagacaagattttactcccatcacccaggctggagcgcagtggcgctatcttggctcactgcagcttccacctcccggattcaagctattctggagcttcagcctcccaaggaactgggaccacaggcgcccacaaccatgctcggctaatttttgtgttttttgtagagacggggtttcaccatgttggctaggctggtttcaaactcttgccTTCAAGAGATCtgtctgcctcaccctcctaaagtgctggaattacaggaatgagccaccgcccctggccaaaaatatttttatatcgcAAACTAACCAGCATGCTCTATTCCCTCTGTAAAGCGCCCTGACTAATTTCCATGGCACAATAAGCACTCATGTTTAATAGATTACTTTCTTTTGTGCCTGCATGTTTCTGCCCCTACAAGTTGTGGTGGGGATTGGGGGTTATGCTCAAAACCACTTCTGACAGTtgtatttattattctatttattctacttgtaaaatgtaattttttactaTGTAACCTAATAAAG encodes the following:
- the OR10T2 gene encoding LOW QUALITY PROTEIN: olfactory receptor 10T2 (The sequence of the model RefSeq protein was modified relative to this genomic sequence to represent the inferred CDS: inserted 3 bases in 2 codons) — translated: MQGFNKTTVVTQFILVGFSSVGELQLLLFVIFLLLNLTILVANVTVMAVIRFSWTLHTPMYDFLLILSFSESYYTFVIIPQQLIHLLLDTKTITFMACANQLFFFLAFACTNCFLIXVMGYDRYVAICHPLSYTLIMNRRLGLGLXSLSGATGFLFALVATNLICDMPFCGPNGVNHYFCDMAPFIKLACTDTHVKELTLFSLSILVIMVPFLLILISYGFTVNTILKIPSAEGKKKAFVTYASHLTVVFVHYGCASIIYLWPKSKSASDKDQLVAVTYTVVTPLLSPLVYSLRNKEVKTALKRVLGMPVATKMS